TACGAATTAGATCCGCTACCGTATCTTAATGATTAACTCGTACCATTTCTTGCTCAATTATTGGACCTTCATCTAGATCCTGAGTAACATAATGAGCCGTCGCCCCAATAATTTTAACTCCTCTAGCGTGTGCGCGATGATAAGGTTTTGCTCCAGGGAAAGCAGGCAAAAATGAATGATGGATATTAATAATATTCGGAAACTGGTTAAACAACTCAAGGCTGAGAATTTGCATATATTTAGCCAAAACCAGCAGATCTATCTCGTATTGATGAAAAAGCTCTAGCTGTTTTGCTTCTTGCTCTGCTTTAGCTTCTTTAGTAATGGACAAGTGATAAAAATCAAGCTTAAACTGCTTAGCGATCGCTTCCAAATGCGGATGATTGCTAATAATTAGAGCAATAGTACCTGGTAATTCTCTAGCTTGATGTTGCTAGAGATCCCCAAGACAATGGTCCAAAATGGCGATTTGGATCGCCATTTTGGACAGAGTGTGGGAAAAGTGTAGCTGCCAGGTTGCCTTTCCAGGTTTGGCGATCGCAGCAAAGGCAGTTGCGATCGCCTCCCGGGCAAGTTAAAGCCTTCAAGTTGCCATTCAATGCGAATCAGGAATAAACTTGTAGCGCAGTCGGTATGCTGATCGGCATGAATAATATTACCGCCGTTAGCATAGATAAAGTTGGCTATCTTAGCAACTAATCCAGGACTATCGGGGCAAGAAACTAATAAAGTTGCAGTAGACTGATTCATACATACTTAATAAGTAACGTTTTATAACAACTATTAAAATGATATTTATCTAGGTGTAGAGAAAAAGATAACAGATTATAAGAGATAACTAAATTTTTTTAGTACCAGACTTAATTTGATACGGCAATTTTGGGCAAACTAAAAATGTGTCGTCAACTATAATAATTCAAACAAATATATTTAATTCAATATTTCAATATGTTTTACTGACAATCATCTTATGTCTAAACCATATATTTCATATTTTTAAACTTACCAACCCTCAGCTCAAACATTTTTAGTGAACCTTCCCTGGCAATTATTTATTGAAAGCATCAAATTTACCTCAATTTTATTTTCAAGTTAAGCAATAAAGCAATATTCGGTTAAAACTACTAACTAATATGAACAGTCAAGATAAGCCTATCGATGCAAATGATAATCTCGATGAATCATTGGAAACTTCTAATGCCTCAAAGCAGGGAAATAAAAACTTAGTAGATTTATGGACAGGAGAAGATGAAGATGCTGAGATTTTAACAGAATTTATCTCAGTAGAAACTGCTACCAAAAATGATGCTGAGGCTTTGTCAGAAATTACTTCTACTAATCACGAATCTAAGCCTAAGAAACAGAAGAACATTAAGTTAGATTTAGATAATTGGGATTTTCGCAATCCGCCAGCAGTAGACTCAACTGAATTTGAGTCATTTGAGTCAGATGTAGAATTAGAATTAGACTCTGTATACGAATCAATAGCTTCAGCAGCAGAGTTAGAGTCAAAGCAGTCTCAAGAATTAGAATTATTAGCTGATGAACCAGCAATAGAGATTAGTTTAGATAGTTCATCCGACTTGGAAGTCGATGATTTAGTTAGATTAGAATCTTTAAATGATGAATTGGTCGCTGAGATCGCTTTAGACGCTCTAGATGAACCTGCTTTAACTCTTGATAGTCCATCCGACCTAGAGCTTGATGGCTTGGGACTTAGTGAACTCGATAATTTGGAGGCGGTAGATGCTTTTGGTGAAGCAGTATTAGATTATTTTAATTTAGACGATCTAGATGAATCTGCT
This genomic window from Coleofasciculaceae cyanobacterium contains:
- a CDS encoding formyltransferase family protein, which codes for MEAIAKQFKLDFYHLSITKEAKAEQEAKQLELFHQYEIDLLVLAKYMQILSLELFNQFPNIINIHHSFLPAFPGAKPYHRAHARGVKIIGATAHYVTQDLDEGPIIEQEMVRVNH
- a CDS encoding ACT domain-containing protein, whose translation is MNQSTATLLVSCPDSPGLVAKIANFIYANGGNIIHADQHTDCATSLFLIRIEWQLEGFNLPGRRSQLPLLRSPNLERQPGSYTFPTLCPKWRSKSPFWTIVLGISSNIKLENYQVLLL